One region of Juglans regia cultivar Chandler chromosome 4, Walnut 2.0, whole genome shotgun sequence genomic DNA includes:
- the LOC108990674 gene encoding putative germin-like protein 2-1 isoform X1, with protein MSPQIILYGLLALSLSLSFAADLSPLQDFCVADPQSQGIYILFVNGLACKDPKLAAANDFFFTGLHLAGNTSNTVGSVVTPVTVSQMPGLNTLGISMIRIDYAPWGINPPHTHPRASEILTVLEGSLEVGFVTSNPDNRHITKVLHKGDVFVFPIGLVHYQRNAGSANAVAIAALSSQNPGVVTVANVVFGSVPDIAGDILVKAFQVDNTVITYLQSKF; from the exons ATGTCTCCACAAATTATCCTATATGGGCTTCTAGCATTATCTTTGTCCCTCTCCTTTGCAGCTGATCTCAGTCCCCTTCAGGATTTCTGTGTTGCAGACCCACAAAGCCAAGGTATCtacatac TGTTTGTGAATGGTCTGGCCTGCAAGGATCCCAAGCTGGCTGCAGCGAATGATTTCTTCTTCACCGGGCTTCACTTAGCGGGAAACACATCGAATACGGTGGGGTCTGTGGTGACCCCAGTTACCGTATCACAGATGCCGGGGCTTAACACTCTTGGCATCTCAATGATACGCATAGACTACGCACCGTGGGGCATCAATCCTCCCCACACGCACCCTCGCGCCTCCGAAATCTTAACGGTCTTGGAAGGCAGCCTCGAAGTTGGGTTTGTCACGTCCAACCCTGACAACCGTCACATCACCAAGGTGCTGCACAAGGGCGATGTCTTTGTCTTCCCCATCGGTCTCGTTCACTACCAGAGAAATGCAGGTTCTGCAAATGCAGTTGCCATTGCAGCTCTTAGCAGCCAAAATCCAGGAGTTGTCACAGTTGCAAATGTTGTGTTCGGGTCTGTGCCGGATATTGCTGGTGACATTCTTGTTAAGGCTTTCCAAGTGGACAACACTGTTATCA
- the LOC108990674 gene encoding putative germin-like protein 2-1 isoform X2, with protein MSPQIILYGLLALSLSLSFAADLSPLQDFCVADPQSQVFVNGLACKDPKLAAANDFFFTGLHLAGNTSNTVGSVVTPVTVSQMPGLNTLGISMIRIDYAPWGINPPHTHPRASEILTVLEGSLEVGFVTSNPDNRHITKVLHKGDVFVFPIGLVHYQRNAGSANAVAIAALSSQNPGVVTVANVVFGSVPDIAGDILVKAFQVDNTVITYLQSKF; from the exons ATGTCTCCACAAATTATCCTATATGGGCTTCTAGCATTATCTTTGTCCCTCTCCTTTGCAGCTGATCTCAGTCCCCTTCAGGATTTCTGTGTTGCAGACCCACAAAGCCAAG TGTTTGTGAATGGTCTGGCCTGCAAGGATCCCAAGCTGGCTGCAGCGAATGATTTCTTCTTCACCGGGCTTCACTTAGCGGGAAACACATCGAATACGGTGGGGTCTGTGGTGACCCCAGTTACCGTATCACAGATGCCGGGGCTTAACACTCTTGGCATCTCAATGATACGCATAGACTACGCACCGTGGGGCATCAATCCTCCCCACACGCACCCTCGCGCCTCCGAAATCTTAACGGTCTTGGAAGGCAGCCTCGAAGTTGGGTTTGTCACGTCCAACCCTGACAACCGTCACATCACCAAGGTGCTGCACAAGGGCGATGTCTTTGTCTTCCCCATCGGTCTCGTTCACTACCAGAGAAATGCAGGTTCTGCAAATGCAGTTGCCATTGCAGCTCTTAGCAGCCAAAATCCAGGAGTTGTCACAGTTGCAAATGTTGTGTTCGGGTCTGTGCCGGATATTGCTGGTGACATTCTTGTTAAGGCTTTCCAAGTGGACAACACTGTTATCA